One genomic window of [Clostridium] scindens ATCC 35704 includes the following:
- a CDS encoding winged helix-turn-helix domain-containing protein: MKKNISFIPMDSALEIWLLEKLIKEPPKSDCVEDLLSGVRDLISGEVSSLLLGASEETELPAGVLSDGILIGELEIHPKSRKVLLKGSEISLTPKEFDILYFLAQNRGEVFTKEQIYRAVWEEDYLLDDSNIMAFVRKLRKKIEPDPDAPKYILTIWGIGYKFNDQL, encoded by the coding sequence GTGAAAAAGAATATCAGTTTTATCCCTATGGATTCCGCCCTTGAAATTTGGCTGCTGGAAAAGCTGATTAAAGAGCCGCCGAAAAGTGACTGTGTGGAAGATTTACTGTCTGGCGTCCGGGATCTGATCAGCGGAGAGGTATCTTCTTTGCTTTTGGGAGCATCAGAAGAAACAGAACTGCCTGCCGGTGTTTTGTCGGACGGGATTCTAATTGGAGAATTAGAGATTCATCCGAAAAGCAGAAAGGTCCTGCTGAAAGGTTCAGAAATCAGCTTGACCCCAAAAGAGTTTGACATTCTGTATTTTCTTGCTCAGAATCGGGGCGAGGTCTTTACTAAAGAGCAGATTTATCGCGCAGTCTGGGAAGAGGATTATCTGCTGGATGACAGCAACATCATGGCATTTGTCCGAAAACTGCGAAAGAAGATTGAGCCTGACCCCGATGCGCCGAAGTACATTTTGACTATCTGGGG
- the mgtA gene encoding magnesium-translocating P-type ATPase, with the protein MSKATLFDSRIKKYAYCEPSEIYRDIGASPDGLPIEQIESMREKYGKNSFNERKNDTMMQRLRRAFINPFHVILFVLGIVSLITDVFVASNFARNATTAIIIFSMILISGVIRLIQELRAKSAAAQLDRLIHESVTVRRDGELMEIPTEELVIGDLVLFSAGDRVPADIRLTKSTDLFISQAAITGESAILEKNCRKLSYGEQKTLTQLENLAFMATTVISGKGEGIVLAVGKDTLYGSFTKPDSDDKNSFQKGANSIAWVMLRFMAVLVPIVFVLLGITGGKWLESFAFALSVAVGLMPEMLPMVITACLAKGSLAMSKKQTIIKDINAMQGFGSMDVLCMDKTGTLTNESILLEYYMDILGNENTEVLDLAYLNSSYHSGVRNTIDNAILACKTMPGRETHYTDLLAQYQKADEIPFDYARKFVSTLVRDSDGECQIIMKGDIRHIVSRCSHVEYRGETLPIEKDGMQSVSSVVDDMLKEGMKVIAIARKNVGHQREITPADEFNMTLVGYLSFFDAPKQTAKESVAALKRLKVAPKILTGDQAAIAVSVCRRVGISAETVLTGAKLDEMTDSELRTAVEEIHVFAELTPGQKVRLVSALRENGHSVGFLGDGVNDIPALCEANVGISVDTAVDAAKDAADVVLLQKDLNVLEQGVLEGRKTFTNMLKYIKITASSNFGNIFAIICASAFLPFLPMTSIQILLLNLLYDILCIVLPWDNVDEEETLSPRDWSGKTLGRFMMSFGPISSLFDIATFLFLYYFLCPMLCGGATYLNITDPSLQLQYVSLFQTGWFLESMWTQVLILHFLRTPKVPFMQSRSSTPVICITLAGIVAFTAITFTSGASLFGLTMLPLWYFAFLLIVALAYMLLTTVAKYFYKKKYQELI; encoded by the coding sequence GTGTCAAAAGCAACACTATTCGACAGTCGTATCAAAAAATACGCTTACTGTGAGCCATCGGAAATCTATCGAGACATTGGCGCATCTCCGGATGGGCTGCCCATTGAGCAAATTGAGTCGATGCGGGAGAAGTATGGAAAGAACAGTTTCAATGAGCGAAAAAATGATACGATGATGCAACGATTGCGACGGGCATTTATTAACCCGTTTCATGTGATTCTTTTTGTTCTGGGTATTGTTTCTCTCATTACGGATGTTTTCGTAGCATCCAATTTTGCGAGAAACGCTACTACTGCCATTATCATCTTTTCCATGATCCTAATTAGTGGTGTCATTCGTCTCATTCAGGAGTTGCGGGCAAAGAGCGCTGCTGCTCAGCTTGACCGCCTGATTCATGAAAGCGTCACGGTGAGGCGCGATGGGGAGTTAATGGAGATACCCACCGAAGAATTAGTGATCGGGGATCTCGTTCTATTCTCCGCAGGTGATCGTGTTCCGGCGGATATCAGATTGACGAAGAGCACGGATCTCTTTATCTCCCAGGCCGCCATCACCGGCGAGAGCGCCATCCTTGAAAAGAACTGCCGCAAACTCAGCTACGGAGAGCAGAAGACGCTGACTCAGCTTGAAAACCTCGCTTTTATGGCAACAACTGTTATCAGCGGCAAAGGCGAAGGAATTGTGCTGGCCGTCGGCAAAGACACTCTGTATGGCAGTTTTACAAAGCCCGATTCTGACGACAAAAATTCCTTTCAAAAGGGTGCCAATTCCATTGCCTGGGTCATGCTTCGCTTCATGGCAGTGCTGGTGCCGATTGTGTTTGTGCTCCTCGGTATCACAGGTGGAAAATGGCTGGAGTCCTTTGCTTTCGCTCTGTCGGTGGCCGTCGGACTGATGCCGGAAATGCTGCCTATGGTCATTACAGCCTGCCTTGCCAAGGGCAGCCTTGCCATGAGTAAAAAGCAAACGATTATCAAAGACATCAATGCCATGCAGGGCTTTGGAAGTATGGATGTGCTTTGCATGGACAAGACCGGCACGCTAACCAATGAAAGTATCCTGCTGGAATATTACATGGATATTCTCGGCAATGAAAATACGGAAGTTCTCGATCTGGCATATCTGAACAGTTCCTATCATTCTGGCGTTCGCAACACTATTGACAACGCAATTCTTGCCTGTAAGACTATGCCCGGGCGTGAAACCCATTATACCGACCTTTTGGCCCAGTATCAAAAGGCGGACGAAATTCCCTTTGACTATGCCCGCAAGTTTGTCAGCACCCTTGTGCGAGATAGCGATGGCGAGTGCCAGATCATTATGAAAGGTGACATTAGGCATATCGTTTCCCGTTGCAGCCATGTAGAATATCGGGGTGAAACTCTGCCGATTGAAAAGGATGGTATGCAGAGCGTATCTTCTGTGGTAGATGATATGCTAAAGGAGGGTATGAAGGTCATTGCTATCGCACGGAAAAATGTAGGCCATCAAAGGGAGATCACACCCGCTGACGAATTTAATATGACTCTGGTGGGCTATCTGTCCTTCTTTGATGCGCCCAAGCAAACCGCAAAAGAATCCGTGGCGGCCCTCAAGAGGCTAAAAGTGGCTCCTAAGATTCTGACGGGAGATCAGGCGGCCATTGCGGTGTCTGTTTGTCGTCGGGTGGGCATCTCTGCCGAGACTGTGCTGACCGGTGCAAAACTGGATGAAATGACAGACAGTGAGCTTCGCACAGCAGTTGAGGAAATCCATGTTTTTGCGGAACTTACTCCGGGTCAAAAGGTGCGTCTGGTATCCGCTCTGCGGGAAAACGGTCACTCGGTGGGTTTCCTTGGTGATGGCGTCAATGACATCCCGGCACTTTGCGAGGCCAATGTGGGCATCTCGGTGGACACGGCAGTGGACGCAGCCAAAGATGCAGCCGATGTGGTTTTACTGCAAAAGGATCTCAATGTCCTGGAACAAGGTGTTTTGGAAGGGCGCAAGACCTTTACCAATATGCTCAAATACATCAAGATCACCGCCAGCTCCAACTTTGGTAATATTTTCGCCATCATATGCGCCAGCGCATTTTTGCCGTTTCTGCCCATGACATCCATCCAGATTCTGCTTCTGAATCTGCTGTACGATATTCTGTGTATTGTTCTGCCTTGGGACAATGTGGACGAGGAAGAAACCCTGTCTCCGAGAGATTGGTCGGGCAAAACTTTGGGACGGTTTATGATGTCATTCGGGCCGATCAGCTCTTTGTTTGATATTGCGACCTTCCTGTTCCTGTATTATTTCCTGTGTCCCATGCTGTGTGGAGGAGCAACCTACCTGAATATTACAGATCCTTCTTTGCAGCTTCAGTATGTGTCACTGTTCCAGACGGGGTGGTTTTTGGAATCCATGTGGACACAGGTGCTGATCCTGCATTTTCTGCGAACACCCAAAGTTCCTTTTATGCAGAGCAGGTCATCTACGCCTGTGATTTGCATAACGCTGGCCGGAATCGTTGCCTTTACAGCCATTACCTTTACCAGCGGTGCATCGCTGTTCGGCCTGACGATGCTGCCGCTTTGGTATTTTGCATTTTTGCTGATCGTAGCGCTTGCGTATATGCTGTTGACTACGGTAGCAAAATATTTCTATAAGAAGAAGTACCAGGAGTTGATTTGA
- a CDS encoding response regulator transcription factor has translation MMQEILVLEDDQELAEGIEMALISDDLSFTLCGTIKEAKKMQREKRFDLLILDINLPDGSGLELCREIRRGSKVPIMLLTARDMELDIVKGLECGADDYITKPFSLMVLRARIRALLRRTIGDSKQEYVKEPFRFRFESMEFYKDHIPVELSRTEQRILYLLVTNAGRILTRERLMEWVWPDGTEYVEDNALSVGIRRLRDKLEDSPSKPEYIRTVYGKGYIWQESRES, from the coding sequence ATGATGCAGGAGATCTTAGTTCTGGAAGATGACCAGGAACTGGCAGAGGGGATAGAGATGGCCCTGATAAGCGATGATCTTTCTTTCACGCTTTGCGGGACGATTAAGGAAGCAAAGAAAATGCAAAGAGAAAAGAGGTTCGATTTGCTGATTCTGGATATTAATCTTCCGGATGGAAGCGGACTGGAACTTTGCAGAGAGATCAGGAGGGGAAGCAAAGTGCCTATCATGCTTCTGACCGCCAGGGATATGGAACTGGATATCGTAAAGGGCCTGGAGTGCGGCGCGGATGACTATATCACGAAGCCCTTCAGCCTGATGGTCCTAAGGGCGCGGATCCGGGCGCTGCTTCGCCGGACCATAGGCGACTCTAAGCAGGAGTATGTAAAGGAGCCGTTTCGTTTCCGCTTTGAATCCATGGAATTCTATAAGGATCATATCCCGGTGGAACTTAGCCGCACGGAACAGAGGATCCTGTATCTTCTTGTCACTAACGCGGGCAGGATACTTACCAGGGAGCGGCTGATGGAGTGGGTCTGGCCGGATGGAACGGAGTATGTGGAAGACAATGCCCTGTCCGTTGGCATCCGGCGTCTGCGGGACAAACTGGAGGATAGCCCCTCCAAGCCGGAATATATAAGGACCGTATATGGGAAGGGATACATATGGCAGGAATCGCGGGAATCATAA
- a CDS encoding sensor histidine kinase yields the protein MAGIAGIIILLLDVAILVLARDGRNKKKEMEVLLQRLDDALEGGEGAYAYDESMDSAIADRLNKLLRSSSMGKERAYQDRDRIKSLISDISHQIRTPLSNIMLYTGLLQEKKLDGQSRMLADQIQGQAEKLDFFMKELIRSSYMETDMIVVSPRTAPVGELVDRACQAVEAEALKKGILIRQPETDRIICKFDMKWTLEAVRNILENALKYSPEGSEVEIEIAPNEAFTCISIQDEGIGIREEEQGLVFERFYRSRDVKKEPGMGIGLYLAREIISRQGGYIEARSEYAKGTCFCIYLPNF from the coding sequence ATGGCAGGAATCGCGGGAATCATAATTTTATTACTGGACGTTGCCATTCTTGTGCTTGCAAGAGACGGCAGGAATAAGAAGAAGGAGATGGAAGTCCTGCTTCAAAGGCTGGATGATGCCCTTGAAGGAGGAGAGGGAGCATATGCGTATGATGAATCTATGGATTCGGCGATTGCGGACCGGCTGAACAAGCTGCTTAGAAGTTCCAGTATGGGCAAGGAACGGGCGTATCAGGACCGGGACAGGATAAAATCGTTGATTTCCGATATCTCCCATCAGATCCGCACCCCTCTTTCCAATATTATGCTGTATACCGGGCTATTGCAGGAAAAGAAACTGGATGGGCAATCCAGGATGCTTGCGGATCAGATACAGGGGCAGGCAGAGAAACTGGATTTTTTTATGAAAGAACTAATTAGATCGTCATATATGGAGACGGATATGATCGTTGTCAGCCCGCGGACAGCCCCGGTGGGAGAACTGGTGGACAGGGCCTGCCAGGCAGTAGAGGCGGAGGCGCTGAAAAAGGGGATTTTGATCAGGCAGCCGGAGACGGATCGGATTATCTGCAAGTTTGATATGAAATGGACTTTGGAAGCAGTGAGGAATATTTTGGAGAATGCGCTGAAGTATTCGCCGGAAGGCTCGGAGGTGGAAATAGAGATCGCTCCAAACGAAGCCTTCACCTGCATCAGCATCCAGGATGAGGGCATAGGAATAAGGGAAGAAGAACAGGGGCTGGTATTTGAACGGTTCTACCGTTCCCGGGATGTGAAGAAGGAGCCGGGAATGGGGATCGGCCTTTATCTAGCCAGAGAAATTATATCCAGGCAGGGAGGGTATATCGAGGCCCGGTCCGAGTATGCCAAAGGGACTTGCTTTTGCATCTATCTTCCCAATTTTTGA
- a CDS encoding ABC transporter ATP-binding protein, translating into MNILVTENLKKYYRMGENVVKALDGVSISIQQGEFLAIVGKSGSGKSTLLHMLGGLDRPTSGKVMIEQKDISSMDKDELTIFRRRKIGFVFQNYNLLPLMNVYENIVLPIKLDGIRPQKRYVNEIIEMLGLGDKKSAMPSQLSGGQQQRVALARALAAKPAIVLADEPTGNLDSRTSQDVLGLIKTSSERFGQTVVMITHNTEIAQMAGRIIRMEDGKIRGGGKAYDED; encoded by the coding sequence ATGAACATATTGGTTACAGAGAACTTAAAGAAGTACTACAGGATGGGGGAAAATGTGGTAAAGGCTTTGGATGGCGTCAGTATTTCGATTCAGCAGGGGGAATTCCTGGCGATAGTAGGCAAGTCCGGAAGCGGCAAATCCACGCTGCTTCATATGCTGGGAGGATTGGATCGGCCGACCTCTGGGAAAGTCATGATCGAACAGAAAGATATATCTTCCATGGATAAAGACGAACTTACGATATTCCGCCGGAGGAAGATTGGATTTGTATTCCAGAATTATAACCTTCTTCCGCTGATGAATGTATATGAGAATATTGTTCTTCCCATCAAGTTGGACGGCATCCGTCCACAGAAGAGGTATGTCAATGAGATTATCGAAATGCTGGGCCTTGGAGACAAAAAGTCTGCCATGCCCTCCCAACTTTCCGGAGGCCAGCAGCAGAGGGTGGCGTTAGCAAGGGCTCTTGCAGCTAAGCCGGCTATCGTTCTGGCGGACGAGCCCACCGGCAATCTGGACAGCAGGACCAGCCAGGATGTGCTGGGGCTGATCAAGACTTCCAGCGAGCGCTTTGGGCAGACGGTGGTAATGATTACCCATAATACTGAGATTGCCCAGATGGCGGGCAGGATCATCCGGATGGAAGATGGGAAGATCCGCGGAGGTGGCAAGGCTTATGACGAAGATTAA